A section of the Petrimonas sulfuriphila genome encodes:
- a CDS encoding valine--tRNA ligase, protein MEISSKYNPAEVEDKWYSYWMEHKLFRSKPDEREPYTIVIPPPNVTGILHMGHMLNNTIQDILIRRARMEGKNACWVPGTDHASIATEAKVVAKLAAEGIKKSDLTREEFLSHAWEWTHKHGGMILEQLKKLGASCDWDRTCFTMDEKRSESVINVFVDLYNKGLVYRGVRMVNWDPQALTALSDEEVVHKEVNGKLYYLRYKIEGEEAYAVVATTRPETIMGDTAMCIHPDNPKTAHLKGKKVIVPLIGRVIPVIEDEYVDMEFGTGCLKVTPAHDVNDYVLGEKYNLPSIDIFNDNGTLNENGAMYAGKDRFEVRKLIEKDLENAGLIEKTEPYTNKVGFSERTNVAIEPKLSMQWFLKMEDIAKPALDAVENDTIKFHPVKYKNTYRHWMENIKDWCISRQLWWGHQIPAYYLPKGGVVVAVTKEEAYQKALQTVDYPLTIDDLRQDEDCLDTWFSSWLWPISVFDGINQPDNPDISYYYPTNDLVTGPDIIFFWVARMIMAGYEYRQSPCFSNVYFTGIVRDIQGRKMSKQLGNSPDPIELMARHGADGVRMGMLLASSAGNDLLFDESLCEQGRNFNNKIWNAFRLVKGWEVNDTNEQPETAKIAINWFGNVLSKTIVELDDLFSKYRLSEALMMVYKLFWDEFSSWYLELVKPAYRQPIDRATYQATLAFFDSLLRLLHPFMPFITEELWQALNERKPGESITIAQQPKANRVDEKLIADFEITKQIIAGIRTIRLQKNIPNKDELTLQVIGNHDSRFDTAVAKMANLSSIENLSEKPAVTIGFLVGTTEFIVPMSDKMDVEAELKKMKAEREYYAGFLQSVMKKLGNERFVQNAKPEIVENERKKQADAESKIALLEESIKALEQ, encoded by the coding sequence ATGGAAATCTCAAGTAAGTACAACCCTGCGGAGGTAGAAGACAAATGGTATTCATACTGGATGGAACACAAACTGTTTCGTTCCAAGCCCGATGAACGTGAACCTTATACAATTGTCATTCCACCCCCGAACGTCACCGGTATCCTGCACATGGGGCATATGCTCAACAACACCATTCAGGATATCCTGATACGACGTGCACGGATGGAGGGAAAAAATGCCTGTTGGGTTCCCGGAACCGATCATGCCTCCATTGCTACCGAAGCGAAAGTGGTTGCCAAGCTTGCTGCGGAAGGAATAAAAAAATCCGACCTTACGCGCGAAGAATTCCTGTCCCATGCCTGGGAGTGGACACACAAGCATGGCGGAATGATTCTGGAACAGTTGAAAAAGCTGGGTGCATCGTGCGACTGGGACAGAACCTGCTTTACCATGGACGAAAAACGTTCCGAAAGTGTAATCAACGTTTTCGTGGATCTGTACAACAAAGGGCTCGTTTATCGCGGTGTCCGTATGGTAAACTGGGATCCGCAGGCACTTACCGCACTCTCGGATGAAGAGGTGGTGCACAAGGAGGTGAACGGGAAACTTTATTACTTGCGTTATAAAATCGAAGGAGAAGAGGCCTATGCGGTTGTAGCCACGACCCGTCCGGAGACCATTATGGGCGACACGGCGATGTGTATCCATCCGGATAATCCTAAAACGGCACATTTGAAAGGGAAAAAAGTTATTGTCCCGCTCATCGGCCGCGTTATCCCCGTTATCGAAGATGAATACGTGGATATGGAGTTTGGAACGGGATGTCTGAAAGTTACGCCGGCCCACGATGTCAACGATTATGTGCTGGGAGAAAAATACAACCTGCCGTCCATCGACATTTTTAACGATAACGGTACGCTCAACGAAAACGGAGCGATGTATGCTGGAAAAGACCGGTTCGAAGTTCGGAAACTCATCGAAAAAGACCTGGAAAATGCGGGCCTGATTGAGAAAACCGAACCCTATACCAATAAAGTCGGTTTTTCTGAACGAACCAACGTCGCCATTGAACCCAAACTCTCCATGCAGTGGTTTCTGAAAATGGAAGACATTGCTAAACCTGCCCTTGATGCGGTTGAAAACGATACCATTAAATTTCATCCGGTGAAATACAAAAATACCTATCGCCACTGGATGGAAAATATCAAGGATTGGTGCATCAGCAGACAATTGTGGTGGGGACATCAGATTCCAGCATATTATCTTCCCAAAGGCGGAGTGGTGGTAGCCGTGACAAAAGAGGAGGCTTACCAAAAGGCGCTTCAAACGGTGGATTACCCACTCACCATAGACGACTTGCGTCAGGACGAAGATTGCCTCGACACCTGGTTTTCATCGTGGCTATGGCCCATCTCGGTTTTCGACGGAATTAACCAGCCCGACAATCCGGATATCAGTTACTATTATCCTACAAACGATTTGGTTACCGGGCCCGACATCATTTTCTTCTGGGTGGCCCGAATGATTATGGCGGGATATGAATACCGCCAGTCTCCCTGTTTCAGCAACGTATACTTCACGGGAATCGTTCGCGACATTCAAGGCCGAAAGATGTCGAAACAGCTTGGAAATTCACCCGATCCCATTGAATTGATGGCAAGACACGGCGCCGACGGCGTCCGAATGGGTATGTTGCTGGCCTCATCAGCGGGAAACGATTTGCTGTTCGATGAATCACTCTGTGAACAGGGCAGAAACTTCAACAACAAAATCTGGAACGCTTTCCGGCTGGTAAAAGGCTGGGAAGTAAACGACACAAATGAACAGCCAGAAACGGCAAAAATTGCCATCAACTGGTTTGGGAACGTATTGTCGAAAACCATTGTCGAGCTGGATGATTTATTCAGTAAGTACAGGCTTTCGGAGGCATTGATGATGGTCTATAAACTATTCTGGGACGAGTTTTCATCGTGGTACCTCGAATTGGTAAAACCGGCTTACCGACAACCCATAGACCGGGCAACCTATCAGGCGACACTAGCGTTCTTCGACAGCCTACTGCGCCTGTTACACCCGTTTATGCCCTTCATCACCGAAGAATTGTGGCAGGCCCTGAACGAAAGGAAACCGGGTGAAAGCATCACGATCGCTCAACAGCCAAAGGCTAATCGGGTGGATGAAAAACTGATCGCCGATTTCGAAATTACCAAACAAATTATTGCCGGCATCCGTACTATCCGTTTGCAGAAGAATATTCCCAATAAAGATGAATTGACACTGCAGGTGATCGGGAATCACGATAGCCGGTTCGATACGGCTGTTGCCAAAATGGCAAACCTCTCATCGATCGAGAACCTATCGGAGAAGCCTGCCGTCACCATCGGTTTTTTGGTGGGTACCACCGAGTTCATCGTCCCGATGAGCGATAAGATGGACGTGGAAGCCGAATTAAAAAAGATGAAAGCCGAACGGGAGTACTACGCAGGCTTCTTGCAATCGGTGATGAAAAAGCTGGGTAACGAACGGTTTGTACAAAATGCCAAACCCGAAATCGTGGAAAACGAACGCAAAAAACAGGCCGATGCGGAAAGTAAAATTGCGTTGCTCGAAGAAAGTATTAAGGCGTTGGAGCAATAA
- a CDS encoding HU family DNA-binding protein has protein sequence MNKSELVSAIAEKSGLSKVDAKKALDATLDAISGEVKKGGKVVLVGFGTFSLTQRSARKGINPRTKKAINIPAKKAAKFKAGAALSNL, from the coding sequence ATGAATAAATCAGAACTAGTTAGTGCTATTGCTGAAAAATCAGGCCTCAGCAAAGTTGATGCGAAAAAAGCATTGGACGCAACCCTCGATGCAATCTCGGGTGAAGTGAAAAAAGGTGGCAAAGTTGTATTGGTAGGCTTTGGAACTTTCTCTTTAACACAAAGAAGCGCACGAAAAGGTATTAATCCCCGCACGAAAAAGGCAATCAACATCCCGGCTAAGAAAGCAGCTAAATTTAAAGCAGGTGCCGCCTTGTCCAACCTCTAA
- a CDS encoding rhomboid family intramembrane serine protease — MNNLRSGFGAALPPVTLNIIIINVILWLAQVVFLRQGINLAELFGLHYIASEGFRVYQLVTYMFLHDSGSFMHVFSNMFAVFMFGRTLEHVWGSKRFLSFYLVTGVGAGLVQLVVAFLRIQSVKSGMSVEAIEEVYSQGYQLLQQNMNYINSAQGSLNIALNSVTVGASGAVFGILLAFGMLFPNAELFIIPFPFPIKAKWFVLGYGVFELIFGISNFSWDNVAHFAHLGGMLFGIFMILYWRKKDRVHGNYY, encoded by the coding sequence ATGAACAATTTAAGATCGGGATTTGGTGCTGCATTGCCGCCGGTGACACTGAATATAATTATAATAAATGTTATTTTATGGCTGGCTCAGGTGGTTTTTTTGAGGCAGGGAATCAACTTGGCCGAACTGTTCGGGCTGCATTATATAGCGTCCGAAGGCTTCCGGGTTTATCAGCTAGTGACATATATGTTTCTTCACGATAGCGGTTCGTTTATGCACGTTTTCTCCAATATGTTTGCCGTTTTTATGTTTGGGCGTACATTAGAGCACGTGTGGGGATCGAAACGGTTTCTTAGTTTTTACCTGGTAACGGGTGTTGGAGCCGGGCTGGTGCAACTGGTTGTCGCTTTTTTACGTATTCAGTCTGTTAAGAGCGGTATGTCTGTTGAAGCCATAGAGGAGGTTTACTCCCAGGGATATCAGCTTCTGCAACAAAATATGAATTACATCAACAGTGCACAGGGTAGCTTGAACATTGCTCTGAATTCGGTTACGGTAGGGGCTTCCGGAGCTGTTTTTGGGATACTGCTGGCTTTTGGGATGTTGTTTCCCAATGCGGAACTTTTTATCATTCCGTTTCCGTTTCCCATCAAAGCAAAATGGTTTGTTCTCGGATACGGTGTTTTTGAACTTATCTTCGGTATCAGTAACTTTTCTTGGGATAATGTTGCCCATTTTGCACACCTGGGAGGTATGTTATTCGGCATATTTATGATATTATATTGGAGGAAAAAAGACAGGGTACATGGCAACTATTATTGA
- a CDS encoding rhomboid family intramembrane serine protease gives MATIIDRLKYRYKNGDVLVKFLFINVAVFLILKVIGVFFVLFNVSAIDLISFLGVPSELSQLLNRFWTLLSYMFVHEQFWHLLFNMLWLYWFGRIFLQYFSGRTLGSLYVLGGFAGAFLYIVAFNTVPYFVGMGHSWMIGASAAVMAVVMGAAFYRPNVQLNLLLIGQVRIVYIAVGVFLIDFLSLGNGINEGGHVAHIGGAIAGYIFARQYRNGRDITGWVSKLLDGLANLSKPRRKKTKMKVEYRRRETDREYNERKHNEQAEIDAILDKLKKSGYSNLSSEEKKKLFDASKK, from the coding sequence ATGGCAACTATTATTGATCGGTTAAAATACAGGTATAAAAACGGGGATGTTTTGGTGAAGTTTCTTTTCATCAATGTGGCAGTTTTTCTCATACTTAAGGTGATTGGCGTCTTTTTTGTCTTGTTCAATGTCAGCGCGATAGACTTGATTTCTTTTTTGGGTGTTCCTTCCGAGTTGTCTCAGCTGCTAAACCGCTTCTGGACCCTCCTTAGTTATATGTTTGTCCACGAACAATTCTGGCACCTGCTTTTCAATATGCTTTGGCTTTATTGGTTTGGACGCATTTTTCTGCAATACTTTAGCGGAAGGACGTTAGGCAGTTTGTACGTTTTGGGAGGTTTTGCCGGCGCATTTCTCTATATCGTAGCGTTTAATACAGTTCCCTATTTTGTTGGAATGGGTCACAGTTGGATGATTGGAGCATCTGCCGCCGTCATGGCTGTCGTGATGGGCGCCGCTTTTTACCGCCCCAATGTTCAGTTAAACCTGTTGCTGATAGGTCAGGTGAGGATTGTTTATATTGCTGTTGGCGTTTTCTTGATAGACTTCCTCTCCTTGGGTAATGGGATAAACGAAGGCGGACATGTTGCCCATATCGGCGGAGCTATTGCGGGTTACATCTTTGCGCGACAGTACCGGAACGGACGTGATATTACCGGTTGGGTGAGTAAACTGCTTGACGGTTTGGCCAACCTGTCGAAGCCGAGAAGAAAAAAAACAAAAATGAAAGTTGAGTACCGTCGAAGAGAAACAGATAGGGAATATAATGAGCGCAAGCATAATGAACAGGCAGAGATCGATGCTATCCTGGATAAGCTGAAGAAGTCGGGATATAGTAATTTATCGTCGGAAGAGAAAAAGAAGTTGTTCGATGCCAGTAAAAAATAA
- a CDS encoding endonuclease/exonuclease/phosphatase family protein: MPVKNKIALFRGIVRNIIFATNIMAILLLFSSFLSWRVSPLKTNLFSYIGIAFGFVFFLNISYLFLWIAFKKWKLTFVSLVSLLLCYHPIITFFPMNIFPEKVPGNSLRILTYNVEGFVNENKKEDKEHPILDYIVETDADIVCLQEYLVSKTGQSIKSQRDVNRILNKYPYHSSTALEASGKYHIYGLACFSKYPIEKTHEVVFNSSFNGAAVYTIDVNGKKLAVANVHLESNSISAEDKKLYGDFIQNSDEVNLEDVTSNIRSRLGRAYRMRAEQVRKVKDHLSELNVDGTLICGDFNDTPISYVYAQMKEGMDDAFASTGFGPGITYHKDFFWFRIDNIMHSPNLKSYKAKVDKVPYSDHYPLTTFLNVGD, from the coding sequence ATGCCAGTAAAAAATAAAATAGCCTTGTTCCGGGGAATAGTAAGAAACATAATATTCGCTACGAATATTATGGCTATACTGTTGCTTTTCAGTTCATTTTTATCCTGGCGTGTCTCGCCGCTCAAAACCAACCTGTTCTCCTACATCGGAATCGCGTTCGGGTTTGTTTTCTTCCTGAATATCAGCTATCTTTTTTTATGGATAGCTTTTAAAAAATGGAAATTGACGTTCGTCTCTCTTGTCTCTCTGCTGTTGTGTTACCATCCGATAATCACTTTTTTCCCGATGAACATCTTTCCGGAGAAAGTCCCGGGGAACAGCTTGAGAATTCTTACGTATAACGTGGAGGGTTTTGTCAACGAGAACAAAAAAGAGGACAAAGAGCATCCTATCCTCGATTATATTGTAGAAACGGATGCCGATATTGTTTGCTTGCAGGAGTACCTGGTAAGTAAAACAGGACAATCGATAAAATCGCAGCGCGATGTGAACCGTATCCTCAATAAATATCCGTATCACTCTTCTACGGCACTGGAAGCGTCGGGGAAATACCATATTTACGGGTTGGCTTGTTTCTCCAAATACCCCATTGAGAAAACCCATGAAGTCGTTTTTAATTCGTCGTTTAACGGTGCTGCGGTTTATACCATTGATGTAAACGGGAAAAAACTTGCTGTTGCCAATGTACATCTTGAGTCGAACAGTATTTCTGCAGAAGATAAAAAACTTTATGGCGATTTCATTCAGAACAGTGATGAGGTAAACCTGGAAGATGTAACATCCAATATTCGTTCCCGTTTAGGGAGAGCTTATCGCATGCGTGCGGAACAGGTACGGAAAGTAAAAGATCATCTCTCGGAATTAAATGTTGATGGAACCCTGATTTGCGGCGATTTTAATGATACACCCATTTCTTACGTTTACGCACAGATGAAGGAAGGAATGGATGACGCGTTTGCATCCACCGGTTTCGGTCCGGGGATCACCTATCATAAGGATTTCTTCTGGTTCCGGATCGACAATATTATGCACAGCCCCAACCTGAAATCCTACAAGGCGAAGGTAGACAAAGTACCCTATTCCGATCATTATCCGTTAACTACCTTTTTGAACGTGGGCGACTAA
- a CDS encoding 6-carboxytetrahydropterin synthase yields MYKISKQFAFSAAHSLDGLPGDHPCTRLHGHNYVVTVHLRSKELNDTGFVKDYNELKVVKQYIDEHIDHRNLNDIMYPLNSSAENLARLFFDIFKPMLPELYAVEVSETPKTSAIYELDN; encoded by the coding sequence ATGTATAAGATAAGTAAACAGTTTGCATTTTCCGCTGCGCACTCGCTTGACGGATTGCCCGGCGATCATCCGTGTACCCGTTTACACGGACATAATTATGTGGTTACGGTGCACCTTCGGTCCAAAGAGCTGAACGATACGGGATTTGTGAAAGACTACAACGAGTTGAAGGTCGTAAAGCAATATATTGATGAACATATCGATCACCGGAACCTGAACGATATCATGTATCCGTTGAACTCCTCGGCCGAAAACCTGGCCCGGCTGTTTTTTGATATTTTTAAACCGATGCTTCCCGAGCTGTATGCCGTTGAAGTGAGTGAAACACCAAAAACTTCTGCTATATATGAGCTTGATAATTAA
- a CDS encoding radical SAM protein, translating to MSLIINEIFYSLQGEGGRTGEASVFIRLSKCNLACSFCDTDFEFGKSMALDEIYAEISSYPCRWIIWTGGEPTLQLNEEIVAFFKDKGYRQAIETNGTRRVPSGIDYITCSPKQQFGKIRTLIPEVDELRFPMAKGDPLPDVSVLPKTKRYLLSPIFDGLNVIQENVDYCVELIKQNPHWGLSLQVHKLIGIR from the coding sequence ATGAGCTTGATAATTAATGAAATATTTTATTCATTACAGGGAGAAGGAGGCCGTACTGGCGAAGCTTCCGTATTTATCAGGTTGTCCAAATGCAATTTAGCGTGTAGTTTTTGTGATACCGATTTTGAGTTCGGGAAGAGCATGGCGCTCGACGAGATCTACGCTGAAATTTCATCCTATCCTTGCCGGTGGATTATCTGGACGGGAGGTGAACCTACGCTTCAACTTAACGAGGAGATCGTTGCTTTTTTCAAAGACAAGGGATACAGGCAAGCCATTGAAACCAATGGGACACGCCGGGTTCCTTCGGGGATCGACTACATCACGTGCAGTCCCAAGCAGCAGTTCGGGAAGATCCGTACGCTGATTCCTGAGGTGGATGAATTGCGTTTTCCCATGGCCAAGGGCGATCCCTTGCCCGATGTCTCTGTCCTCCCCAAAACAAAACGCTATTTGCTAAGCCCTATCTTTGATGGGTTGAACGTTATACAGGAAAATGTGGATTACTGCGTGGAGCTTATCAAGCAAAATCCGCACTGGGGGCTGAGTTTACAAGTTCATAAGCTTATTGGAATCAGGTAA
- a CDS encoding ribonuclease Z yields MTRFEITILGCGSAMPTTLHNPSSQLVNVNEKLFMIDCGEGTQLQLRKYKTRINKLHSIFISHLHGDHVFGLPGLLATLSLLGRTGDLNIYAHKDMELFLDPFIKHFGNQFPYKINLTPLDPYQHQLIFENNSIRVFSFPLKHRIPTSGFLFEEKDRPRHIKREMIDFYNIPVCKINEIKKGGDYLTDDGKWIKNEILTTPAIPPRTYAYCSDTAYSPEIIPYIQHSDVLYHEATFAEAENLRAQETYHSTARQAAEIARSANVRKLIIGHFSSRYHELGELLDEAQAVFPETELADEGMTINL; encoded by the coding sequence ATGACTCGCTTTGAAATAACGATTTTAGGTTGTGGTTCGGCAATGCCAACCACGCTGCATAACCCTTCTTCGCAATTGGTCAATGTAAACGAAAAACTCTTTATGATCGATTGCGGTGAAGGTACCCAGCTTCAGTTGCGGAAGTATAAAACCCGGATAAACAAGCTGCACAGCATTTTCATATCCCATTTGCACGGCGACCATGTTTTCGGGCTTCCCGGATTGCTGGCTACACTGAGTTTATTGGGAAGGACCGGCGATTTGAATATCTACGCGCACAAGGATATGGAGTTGTTTCTCGACCCTTTCATCAAACACTTCGGCAACCAGTTTCCGTACAAAATAAACCTCACTCCTTTGGATCCTTATCAACATCAACTGATCTTCGAAAACAACTCCATACGCGTTTTTTCATTTCCTTTGAAGCACCGGATACCCACCAGCGGATTTTTATTCGAAGAGAAAGACCGGCCCCGTCACATCAAGCGGGAGATGATTGACTTTTACAACATTCCAGTCTGCAAGATAAATGAGATCAAAAAAGGGGGTGACTACCTGACTGATGATGGAAAATGGATTAAAAATGAAATTCTCACTACTCCGGCCATTCCACCCAGGACCTATGCTTATTGTTCGGATACTGCCTATTCTCCCGAAATTATTCCATACATTCAACATTCCGATGTGCTGTATCACGAAGCTACCTTTGCTGAAGCCGAGAACCTGAGAGCGCAGGAGACGTACCATTCCACTGCACGACAGGCGGCCGAAATCGCCAGGTCGGCAAACGTGAGAAAACTTATTATCGGTCATTTTTCGTCACGGTACCATGAATTGGGCGAATTGCTTGACGAAGCCCAGGCCGTTTTTCCTGAAACAGAACTGGCTGATGAAGGGATGACGATTAATCTTTAA
- a CDS encoding T9SS type A sorting domain-containing protein: MKRFYWTTLCILLFLCGFGIDGIYAQDQNRKEVMEEVVPETKIKVTENRLVIENLPKDGVLEIFSIMGVKVYTRKIKAGTNEYQLDLPKGYYIIRIGDLVKKILLK, encoded by the coding sequence ATGAAGAGATTTTACTGGACAACGCTATGTATATTGCTTTTTTTATGCGGTTTTGGGATTGACGGAATTTACGCACAAGATCAAAACAGGAAAGAGGTTATGGAAGAGGTCGTCCCTGAAACAAAAATCAAGGTAACGGAAAACCGGCTGGTCATCGAAAATCTTCCGAAAGATGGAGTGTTGGAAATTTTCAGCATCATGGGTGTAAAAGTGTATACCCGGAAAATAAAAGCCGGAACGAACGAATACCAACTCGACCTTCCTAAGGGGTATTACATCATCCGGATCGGAGATTTAGTCAAAAAGATATTATTAAAGTGA
- a CDS encoding aspartate-semialdehyde dehydrogenase produces the protein MKIAIVGTSGAVGQELLRVLDARNFPVDELFLFGSSRSAGSTYTFRGKEITVKELKHNDDFKGIDIAFVSAGGGTSLEFAETITRYGTIMIDNSSAFRMDDDVPLVVPEVNAEDALKRPRNIIANPNCTTIQMVVALKAIEDISHIKRVHVSTYQAASGAGASAMAELQEQHRQLVNNENPTISKFAYQLAYNLIPQVDVFTENGYTKEEMKMFNETRKIMHSNIEVSATCIRVPVLRAHSEAIWIETERPVSVEEAREAFAKAEGVVLLDSPEKKVYPMPLDAAGQDPVYVGRIRKDLTNPNGLTFWTAADQICKGAALNAVQIAEYLMKQ, from the coding sequence ATGAAAATTGCGATTGTTGGAACAAGCGGAGCGGTAGGTCAGGAATTGCTTCGTGTACTTGATGCAAGAAATTTCCCTGTGGATGAATTGTTTCTTTTCGGTTCTTCCAGAAGTGCAGGATCAACATATACTTTTCGCGGTAAAGAAATTACCGTTAAAGAACTCAAGCATAACGACGATTTTAAAGGGATTGATATTGCTTTTGTCTCGGCAGGAGGCGGAACATCGTTGGAATTTGCAGAAACGATTACCCGGTACGGAACCATCATGATTGACAATTCAAGTGCCTTCCGGATGGATGACGATGTTCCGTTAGTCGTACCCGAAGTGAATGCGGAAGATGCGCTGAAGCGTCCCAGAAACATCATTGCCAATCCTAATTGTACTACTATTCAGATGGTTGTGGCGTTGAAAGCCATCGAAGATATTTCACACATTAAGCGCGTACACGTGTCTACCTACCAGGCAGCTTCGGGAGCGGGCGCCTCAGCGATGGCCGAGTTGCAGGAACAGCACAGGCAACTGGTGAACAACGAAAATCCGACGATCTCTAAATTTGCGTATCAATTGGCATACAACCTGATACCACAGGTAGACGTGTTTACTGAAAACGGATACACTAAGGAAGAGATGAAGATGTTCAACGAAACTCGCAAGATAATGCACAGCAATATCGAAGTGAGTGCTACCTGCATACGTGTTCCTGTATTACGTGCACATTCGGAAGCTATCTGGATCGAGACGGAAAGGCCGGTGTCGGTGGAGGAAGCTCGTGAAGCGTTTGCCAAAGCCGAAGGCGTTGTGTTACTCGATAGCCCGGAGAAAAAAGTATACCCGATGCCGTTGGATGCTGCCGGACAAGATCCGGTCTATGTGGGAAGGATTCGAAAAGACCTTACTAACCCCAACGGATTGACGTTCTGGACAGCAGCCGATCAAATCTGTAAGGGTGCCGCCTTAAATGCGGTGCAAATTGCAGAGTATTTGATGAAACAGTAA
- a CDS encoding DUF456 family protein yields MLPEPLLISLAVICVIVGAVGTVVPVLPGVPLCWAGLLALKFVPSVKDNVSWTVIVLLGIITIGVTILDNILPLWGTRKMGGNKKVVWGATIGLLIGFFLGPWGIIFGPFAGALVSGLIVGNKIKPAVKHASGAFFGYIAGLIIKLITVGLIVFFFVMTLV; encoded by the coding sequence ATGTTGCCCGAGCCGTTACTAATCTCCCTGGCCGTAATCTGCGTTATTGTAGGAGCAGTCGGTACGGTTGTACCGGTATTACCGGGTGTTCCGCTTTGTTGGGCAGGATTGCTGGCGCTGAAATTCGTACCTTCGGTAAAAGATAACGTTTCGTGGACCGTAATCGTGCTTCTGGGAATTATCACCATCGGCGTCACTATCCTCGACAATATTTTGCCGCTGTGGGGAACCCGGAAGATGGGCGGAAACAAAAAAGTGGTCTGGGGAGCAACCATCGGTTTACTGATCGGTTTTTTCCTGGGTCCGTGGGGGATTATTTTCGGCCCTTTTGCCGGAGCGCTCGTGAGTGGATTAATCGTCGGGAATAAAATAAAACCCGCCGTAAAACACGCGTCAGGCGCATTTTTCGGCTACATTGCCGGACTCATTATTAAGCTGATCACCGTGGGGTTGATCGTTTTCTTTTTTGTGATGACGTTGGTATAA
- a CDS encoding metal ABC transporter ATP-binding protein — MNPIIEIHNLNAGYENKPDVLKNVSLTVFENDFLGIIGPNGGGKTTLLKAILGLIQPVSGSITFLDAGKKVSHLNIGYLPQINQIDKKFPISVHEVILSGLTLRGKFIKRYTAEDKQKVEPIAVKMGIENLLHRAIGELSGGQLQRVLLGRAIIDNPKLIILDEPSSYVDKLFETNFYKLLDEINKEIAIVLVSHDVGTIISQVKNIACVNQSLHYHCGSNISQEWLMGAYDSCPIEILGHGSLPHRVLLQHDHDHDEKE; from the coding sequence ATGAACCCGATCATTGAAATACATAACCTGAACGCCGGCTACGAAAACAAGCCCGATGTACTGAAAAACGTTTCGCTCACCGTTTTCGAAAATGATTTTCTGGGTATTATCGGGCCTAACGGAGGAGGAAAAACCACCCTACTGAAAGCTATTTTAGGGTTAATACAACCGGTTTCAGGCAGTATCACGTTTCTCGATGCCGGAAAAAAAGTTAGCCACCTTAACATCGGTTACCTGCCACAGATCAACCAGATCGATAAAAAATTCCCCATCAGCGTACACGAAGTTATTCTCTCCGGCTTAACGCTACGGGGGAAGTTTATCAAAAGATACACGGCAGAAGACAAACAAAAGGTAGAACCAATTGCCGTAAAAATGGGCATTGAAAACCTACTGCACAGGGCTATCGGCGAACTTTCGGGCGGACAACTGCAACGCGTGTTGCTGGGGCGAGCCATTATCGACAACCCCAAGCTTATCATTCTCGACGAGCCAAGCTCATATGTCGACAAACTCTTCGAAACTAATTTTTACAAATTGCTCGACGAAATAAATAAAGAGATAGCTATCGTGCTGGTCTCCCACGACGTGGGAACCATTATTTCGCAGGTAAAAAATATTGCCTGCGTCAATCAAAGCCTTCACTACCATTGTGGAAGCAATATTTCGCAGGAGTGGCTCATGGGGGCTTACGATTCGTGTCCCATCGAAATACTTGGCCACGGTTCCCTGCCGCACCGGGTGCTTTTGCAGCACGACCACGATCACGATGAAAAAGAATAA